One part of the Arachidicoccus terrestris genome encodes these proteins:
- a CDS encoding TolB family protein, whose product MKKILILMTGAVIFFAACGKSDSDPGIPKDPAIKNLPGTIYYQWADEGVYQYNFTSLHRSSLLADDIARNSWDISADQKLILECTDVPGDYEASLFTVINSADGHTVKQFKYYATEGDIATGTLSPDGKLIAINPTFNDGIVVTDLNGQMIQKIQTVNDEKITEPPVWAADNTLLFPFKNLLLKTNKTFTDVSVVKQFEFASWGKPAISKDGKKISLVAGNHIWQMQADGSNLKQITTSSGAETNLAFSPDGRYLLIGTDYHTSGPFGKIFYLKVIPADGRQYAVDDGAESNGVIPVTAPGKEQIEAADSKAVWR is encoded by the coding sequence ATGAAAAAGATACTTATTTTGATGACAGGCGCTGTAATCTTCTTTGCCGCCTGCGGTAAAAGCGATTCTGATCCAGGGATACCAAAAGATCCGGCAATAAAGAATTTGCCGGGCACCATCTATTATCAATGGGCAGACGAAGGTGTTTATCAATACAATTTCACCTCTTTACACCGTAGTTCGTTGCTAGCGGATGACATCGCCCGAAACAGCTGGGATATTTCCGCCGATCAAAAATTAATCCTGGAATGTACGGATGTACCAGGCGATTATGAAGCCAGTCTGTTTACCGTGATAAATAGTGCAGATGGACATACAGTGAAACAATTTAAATATTATGCAACCGAGGGTGATATTGCGACAGGAACGCTTTCTCCGGACGGAAAACTAATCGCAATTAACCCCACTTTTAACGATGGCATCGTCGTCACCGATCTTAATGGACAGATGATCCAAAAAATACAGACTGTCAATGATGAGAAAATAACTGAGCCCCCTGTCTGGGCTGCTGACAACACATTGCTTTTCCCTTTTAAAAATTTATTGCTTAAAACCAATAAGACATTTACTGATGTAAGTGTGGTTAAACAATTTGAGTTTGCCAGTTGGGGTAAACCGGCAATTTCAAAAGACGGGAAGAAGATCTCTCTGGTAGCCGGCAATCATATCTGGCAGATGCAGGCGGACGGATCTAACTTAAAGCAGATTACCACCAGTTCCGGCGCAGAGACAAATCTGGCATTCTCTCCTGATGGCAGGTACTTGTTGATTGGTACCGATTATCATACATCCGGGCCTTTTGGAAAAATATTCTATCTAAAAGTAATCCCGGCAGACGGCAGGCAATATGCGGTAGACGATGGCGCCGAATCTAATGGCGTCATTCCAGTTACCGCGCCTGGTAAAGAGCAAATAGAAGCTGCAGACAGTAAGGCCGTCTGGCGTTAA
- a CDS encoding heavy metal translocating P-type ATPase, with protein sequence MDNQIEWKVRGMTCTNCAMSVDKQLKSLGVKGVEVDFMQSLVRFQHPDQDGVPLKKIRDGIQGLGFRIEQEPSGMADGSASLSERLLGTPFKRFIACLIFTIPLWLHMWLTARLLHQPVFQLVLSVIVLMIGLAYLGRSAWHSLKSSAANMNVLVILGALAAFGYSLYGTLTGQPENFLFYETSATIITLVFMGNWLEARTVARTQQSIKSLMLQQKVQANMLTYGPDGSEMVFQVESEDLKVGDLVLIKSGELVPMDAKILSGEADIDESILTGESLPVHKTKGEALIGNSQVLSGNVKAYITATGKDTVLQHMLRLVEKAQQQKAPMQLLADKISALFVPAILVLAALGFTLNFFLGGAGFTASLMRAIAMLVIACPCAMGLATPAGIAVGLGRATKKGILFKNAHALENFQQIKNIVFDKTGTLTTGKLQIADFQHIASMETNTFKTLVFNLEKYSGHPLATAIMQAWKPAAGSSANNGPVAFAKVEEIKGEGMKGITKEGVIYFAVSPRKAQALLQSQAGLQSQEMTIEPHHHLYLIRENRILGWVSFKDTIRPEAPQTITRLKEAGFITYLVSGDSTVNCKEVAGVLGIDHVYSEQTPQQKQATIRDLRQTGAVAMIGDGINDSPALAEATVGVSLSSATQIAMQTADVLLIRDGIGQLPLALGLGKHTYKTIRQNLLWAFAYNIIALPVAGLGLLSPSFAALAMGLSDVVLGFNSIRLSWKKVI encoded by the coding sequence ATGGACAATCAAATAGAATGGAAAGTCCGCGGCATGACCTGTACGAATTGTGCCATGTCCGTTGACAAACAACTCAAATCATTAGGTGTCAAAGGGGTAGAAGTGGACTTCATGCAATCCCTGGTGCGTTTTCAGCATCCAGACCAGGACGGGGTTCCCTTAAAGAAAATCCGGGATGGCATACAAGGGCTGGGCTTCAGGATAGAGCAGGAGCCATCCGGTATGGCCGACGGATCGGCAAGCCTTTCAGAGCGCCTGCTGGGCACGCCATTTAAAAGGTTCATTGCCTGCCTGATATTTACCATTCCACTATGGCTGCATATGTGGCTAACGGCGCGTCTGCTACACCAGCCTGTATTTCAGCTGGTATTGTCCGTCATCGTGCTGATGATTGGCCTGGCTTATCTGGGGCGCAGCGCCTGGCATAGCCTTAAAAGCAGTGCGGCCAATATGAATGTGCTGGTTATTCTCGGCGCCTTAGCCGCTTTTGGCTATAGCCTTTACGGAACACTGACCGGCCAGCCGGAAAACTTTCTCTTTTATGAGACCAGTGCGACTATTATTACCCTCGTATTTATGGGTAACTGGCTGGAAGCCAGAACCGTTGCCAGGACCCAACAATCTATTAAAAGCCTTATGCTTCAGCAAAAGGTACAGGCTAATATGCTGACTTACGGCCCTGACGGTTCAGAAATGGTCTTTCAGGTGGAAAGTGAGGACCTGAAAGTCGGGGACCTTGTTCTTATAAAATCGGGGGAGCTCGTCCCCATGGATGCCAAAATTCTCTCCGGTGAAGCAGACATCGACGAATCTATTCTGACAGGTGAATCACTGCCCGTCCATAAAACAAAAGGAGAGGCTCTGATTGGCAATAGTCAGGTTCTGTCCGGTAATGTCAAAGCCTATATCACCGCCACCGGCAAAGACACGGTATTGCAGCATATGCTTCGCCTGGTAGAAAAGGCGCAGCAGCAAAAGGCGCCCATGCAGCTTCTGGCAGACAAGATCAGCGCCCTTTTTGTTCCCGCCATATTGGTATTAGCCGCGCTGGGCTTTACGCTGAATTTCTTTCTAGGAGGTGCCGGCTTTACGGCTTCTCTGATGCGGGCAATCGCCATGTTGGTGATTGCCTGCCCCTGTGCCATGGGGCTGGCCACGCCGGCCGGCATTGCCGTGGGCCTGGGCAGAGCCACTAAAAAAGGAATCCTGTTTAAAAATGCGCATGCCCTGGAAAATTTCCAACAAATTAAAAATATTGTCTTCGATAAAACAGGCACGCTTACGACTGGAAAATTGCAGATCGCTGATTTTCAGCACATAGCTTCAATGGAAACGAACACGTTTAAAACGCTTGTATTCAATCTTGAAAAATACTCAGGCCACCCGCTGGCGACCGCTATTATGCAGGCCTGGAAACCGGCAGCCGGCAGCTCAGCGAATAACGGCCCAGTCGCTTTTGCCAAAGTAGAAGAGATAAAAGGTGAAGGCATGAAGGGTATCACGAAAGAAGGCGTCATATACTTTGCGGTTTCTCCCCGCAAAGCGCAGGCGCTCCTGCAATCACAAGCCGGCCTGCAATCACAGGAAATGACTATAGAGCCCCATCATCATTTATATCTGATCCGGGAAAACCGAATTCTTGGGTGGGTCAGTTTTAAAGATACCATACGCCCTGAAGCACCCCAAACAATTACCCGGCTAAAAGAAGCGGGCTTTATAACATATCTGGTTAGCGGCGATAGCACTGTAAACTGTAAGGAAGTAGCCGGCGTCTTAGGTATAGATCATGTATATAGTGAGCAGACGCCGCAGCAAAAGCAGGCAACCATCAGAGATCTAAGACAAACGGGAGCGGTTGCCATGATAGGGGATGGCATTAACGACAGCCCTGCCCTGGCAGAAGCGACAGTAGGTGTTTCGCTCAGCAGCGCTACGCAGATCGCCATGCAAACGGCTGACGTGCTGCTGATTCGCGATGGTATCGGGCAGCTACCCCTGGCGCTTGGCCTCGGCAAGCATACCTATAAAACGATCAGACAAAACCTGCTTTGGGCCTTTGCTTATAATATCATTGCATTGCCTGTTGCAGGGCTCGGTTTGCTCAGCCCTTCCTTTGCCGCACTGGCCATGGGCCTTAGTGACGTTGTCCTGGGCTTTAACTCCATCCGCTTAAGCTGGAAAAAAGTTATATAG
- a CDS encoding glycoside hydrolase family 35 protein has translation MNHKKNFLALVLGVLLICAAGQSSQAQQHKSKHSFEIKNGSFLYDGKPIQIHSGEMHFARVPHQYWRQRLKMMKAMGLNTVATYVFWNFQETAPGVWNFEGDHDLAEFVKTAGQEGMMVILRPGPYACAEWEFGGFPWWLQKTPGMVVRTDNQPFLDSCKLYFTKLAEQVGDLQITHGGPIIMVQAENEFGSYVAQRKDIPLEQHKAYTAAIKKIIDEVGFDIPKFTSDGSWLFKGGTIEGALPTANGEGNIHNLKKVVNEYHGGKGPYMVAEFYPGWLDHWAEPFPKVSAESIVKQTEKYLKDTVSFNYYMVHGGTNFGFTAGANYNGEHDIQPDLTSYDYDAPISEAGWATPKYKAIRTLMQRYVHYPVPEIPQQIPVIEIPAIQLTQSANLFDLIGKMKPVENDTPMTFEDLNQGYGYVVYQKKFVQPIQGKLKVDGLRDYAIVYVNGKQVGELNRYFKNYEMDIDIPFNSTLTLVVENMGRINYGAEIVHNLKGIISPVTINDMEITGSWQMYKLPMTSFPEITSGTSQTTGNPALYKGSFDVKDVGDTFLDMQDWGKGIVFVNGHNLGRYWKVGPQQTLYLPGCWLKKGKNTIEIFEQQNDKKHTELHSIKTPILESLRLPEKKGA, from the coding sequence ATGAATCACAAAAAGAACTTTCTTGCCCTTGTTCTGGGCGTACTGCTGATCTGTGCAGCCGGCCAGTCCAGTCAGGCACAGCAACACAAGTCCAAACACAGTTTTGAAATCAAGAACGGCTCCTTTCTCTATGATGGCAAGCCTATCCAGATCCACTCTGGAGAAATGCACTTTGCCCGGGTACCTCATCAGTACTGGCGTCAGCGGCTGAAAATGATGAAAGCCATGGGCCTTAACACGGTTGCGACCTATGTCTTCTGGAATTTCCAGGAAACCGCCCCTGGCGTCTGGAACTTTGAAGGAGATCATGACCTGGCAGAGTTCGTTAAAACAGCCGGCCAGGAAGGCATGATGGTCATCTTGCGCCCGGGGCCGTATGCTTGCGCGGAGTGGGAGTTCGGCGGTTTCCCCTGGTGGCTGCAAAAAACCCCGGGAATGGTTGTCCGCACCGACAATCAACCCTTCTTAGATTCCTGTAAACTTTACTTCACCAAACTCGCAGAGCAGGTTGGTGATCTGCAAATCACGCACGGCGGCCCCATCATTATGGTGCAGGCAGAAAATGAGTTTGGCTCTTATGTGGCGCAACGCAAAGATATTCCGCTGGAGCAACACAAAGCCTATACTGCTGCCATTAAGAAAATCATCGATGAGGTTGGTTTCGATATCCCTAAATTTACCTCTGACGGCAGTTGGCTATTTAAGGGAGGAACCATTGAAGGCGCATTACCGACCGCCAATGGAGAAGGCAATATTCACAATCTGAAAAAAGTCGTTAATGAATACCATGGCGGCAAAGGTCCTTATATGGTCGCAGAATTCTATCCCGGATGGTTAGACCACTGGGCAGAGCCCTTTCCGAAGGTCTCCGCGGAATCCATTGTTAAACAAACAGAGAAATACCTGAAGGATACGGTCTCTTTTAATTACTATATGGTCCACGGTGGAACGAATTTCGGATTTACAGCCGGCGCCAATTACAATGGAGAACACGATATCCAGCCCGATCTGACCTCCTACGACTATGACGCGCCTATCAGTGAAGCCGGCTGGGCTACACCAAAATACAAAGCAATCCGCACATTAATGCAAAGATACGTGCATTACCCTGTGCCTGAGATTCCTCAACAAATCCCGGTCATAGAGATCCCGGCGATCCAACTTACCCAGTCTGCCAATCTTTTTGACCTGATCGGGAAAATGAAGCCTGTAGAGAATGATACGCCGATGACCTTTGAGGATCTGAATCAGGGTTACGGATATGTGGTCTATCAAAAAAAGTTTGTGCAGCCTATTCAGGGTAAGTTAAAAGTGGACGGACTGAGAGATTATGCCATAGTGTATGTCAACGGCAAACAGGTAGGGGAACTGAACCGCTATTTTAAAAACTACGAGATGGACATTGATATTCCATTTAATTCCACGCTGACGCTGGTCGTGGAAAATATGGGGCGCATCAATTACGGAGCAGAGATCGTACACAACCTTAAAGGCATTATCAGCCCGGTAACGATTAATGACATGGAGATCACGGGTAGCTGGCAGATGTATAAATTACCTATGACAAGCTTTCCGGAAATAACATCAGGCACTAGCCAGACCACAGGCAACCCCGCACTGTATAAAGGCAGCTTCGATGTCAAGGATGTAGGTGACACTTTCCTCGATATGCAGGACTGGGGTAAAGGGATTGTATTTGTCAACGGACACAACCTGGGCCGTTATTGGAAAGTAGGTCCTCAGCAGACATTATATCTGCCGGGTTGCTGGTTGAAAAAGGGCAAAAATACCATCGAGATCTTTGAGCAGCAGAATGATAAAAAACATACCGAACTCCACAGCATTAAAACACCTATTTTAGAGTCGCTCCGCCTGCCTGAGAAAAAAGGCGCGTAA
- a CDS encoding endonuclease/exonuclease/phosphatase family protein → MPLRFIRRFTRSILLIPTILVAILFVLACLASELNPVRWWFIGALSLMLPYLVIILVFAFIFWLITKPKAALIPLLALLIGWRQIKVVFSFHIFSSFETEQKAPETIRLVSWNVASMYGISQQSSNKKYDRKEIAATIQGLHPDIICLQEFNHSETQGEHANNIGLFSEAYPYHFFSKDVNRRNGFYQSGSIIFSKYPIIRTRKIQYPRGISESFIYADILHGMDTVRVFNVHLQSYKFSEQDYQDIRSIKHQSDSTLQASYSILKKMQLAYSRRAVQAGMIRRTADSTTLPSVICGDFNDVPASYAYFKIRGPSRYDAFLKKSWGVGRTYYAIAPTLRIDYILPEDRFKVEQFDLIDENLSDHLLLVADLSLKPGEKTVLK, encoded by the coding sequence ATGCCACTTAGATTTATAAGACGGTTTACCAGAAGTATTCTACTAATCCCTACTATTTTAGTGGCCATACTCTTTGTGCTCGCCTGCCTCGCTTCGGAGCTCAATCCGGTGCGTTGGTGGTTTATAGGCGCACTCAGTCTGATGCTTCCTTATCTGGTGATCATCCTGGTCTTTGCCTTTATTTTCTGGCTGATCACAAAACCCAAAGCAGCGCTCATCCCTTTACTCGCGCTGCTGATTGGCTGGCGCCAGATCAAGGTAGTCTTTTCCTTCCATATTTTCAGCAGCTTTGAAACAGAGCAGAAAGCCCCGGAAACAATTCGTCTGGTTAGCTGGAATGTTGCCTCGATGTATGGCATCAGCCAGCAAAGCTCCAATAAGAAATACGACCGGAAAGAAATCGCCGCGACAATCCAGGGCCTGCATCCGGATATTATCTGTTTGCAGGAATTCAACCACAGTGAAACCCAGGGAGAGCATGCCAATAATATAGGGCTGTTTTCAGAGGCCTATCCTTATCATTTTTTCTCCAAAGATGTCAACCGCAGAAACGGGTTTTATCAGTCCGGCAGTATTATTTTCTCTAAATATCCTATTATCCGGACCCGTAAAATTCAATATCCGAGAGGTATTTCTGAAAGCTTTATCTACGCCGATATATTACACGGGATGGACACCGTGCGGGTTTTCAATGTCCATCTGCAGTCCTATAAATTTTCTGAGCAGGATTATCAGGATATAAGATCCATTAAACATCAAAGTGATTCCACTTTACAAGCTTCCTATAGTATTTTGAAAAAAATGCAGCTGGCCTACTCCAGAAGGGCGGTTCAGGCAGGTATGATCCGCCGTACTGCCGATAGCACCACCCTACCGAGTGTTATCTGCGGTGATTTTAATGATGTTCCCGCATCATATGCCTATTTTAAGATCCGCGGCCCAAGTCGCTATGACGCTTTCCTGAAGAAAAGCTGGGGGGTCGGCCGTACCTATTATGCCATCGCGCCAACACTCAGGATCGATTATATTCTTCCCGAAGACCGGTTTAAGGTAGAGCAGTTCGACCTGATCGATGAGAACCTGAGCGATCATTTACTCTTGGTAGCTGACCTTTCGCTAAAACCGGGAGAGAAAACTGTGCTTAAATAA
- the cysS gene encoding cysteine--tRNA ligase: MEALQIYNSLTRQKEVFKSITPGYVGMYVCGPTVSGESHLGHARPYITFDVVNRYLRHLDYKVRYVRNITDAGHFEEEGRQAEDKIANKAFLEKLEPMELVKKYTDLFHWGMKEFNTLSPSIEPTATGHIVEQIEMIKKIIADGYAYEVDGSVYFDVEKYNQDFSKRDLPYGILSGRVLEDMQESSRELENQDEKRNKVDFALWKKAPPKHIMRWMSPWGEGFPGWHIECSAMSTKYLGAEFDIHGGGMDLQFPHHECEIAQSAVCNDKIPARYWMHNNMITINGRKMGKSYNNIIKFTELFSGNHPMLEQAYHPMVIRFFILQTHYRSTLDFSNDALKAAEKGLRRLMEAFETLQRMDIESPVTATDNTLDKKVTDLVAELDDFMNDDFGTAKALANLFELVPVINGIKDGHIKADAISKATMDTFRKQMQVYVEDIFGLKKVSEHAGEQLNGVIQVLIEMRKDAKSKKDFVTSDRIRNELAALGILLKDEKGGNVSYQFE, encoded by the coding sequence ATGGAAGCATTACAGATATATAATTCGCTCACGCGTCAAAAAGAAGTATTTAAATCCATTACACCTGGCTATGTCGGCATGTACGTTTGCGGACCTACGGTAAGCGGAGAGTCCCATCTGGGGCACGCCAGGCCCTATATCACTTTTGATGTTGTCAATCGTTACCTCAGGCACTTAGACTATAAGGTGCGGTATGTCCGTAATATAACGGATGCCGGGCATTTTGAAGAAGAAGGGCGGCAGGCAGAAGACAAGATCGCCAACAAAGCTTTTCTGGAAAAGCTCGAGCCCATGGAACTGGTCAAAAAATACACAGATCTGTTCCATTGGGGCATGAAAGAGTTTAATACACTGTCTCCCAGCATTGAACCAACAGCCACCGGACATATCGTGGAACAGATAGAGATGATCAAAAAAATCATCGCTGATGGTTATGCCTATGAAGTAGACGGCTCTGTATATTTTGATGTGGAAAAATACAATCAGGACTTTTCCAAAAGAGACCTTCCTTATGGAATTCTGAGTGGCCGCGTATTGGAAGATATGCAGGAGAGCAGCCGTGAACTGGAAAATCAGGATGAAAAGAGAAACAAAGTAGATTTTGCGCTCTGGAAAAAAGCCCCTCCCAAACATATCATGCGCTGGATGAGCCCCTGGGGAGAAGGCTTTCCGGGCTGGCATATTGAATGCTCAGCCATGAGCACGAAGTACCTGGGTGCTGAATTTGATATTCACGGAGGCGGTATGGACCTGCAGTTCCCCCATCACGAATGTGAGATCGCCCAAAGCGCTGTCTGCAATGACAAGATACCGGCCCGTTACTGGATGCATAATAATATGATCACCATTAACGGCCGCAAAATGGGGAAAAGCTATAATAATATTATCAAATTCACCGAGCTGTTCAGCGGCAACCACCCCATGTTGGAGCAGGCCTATCATCCGATGGTTATCCGGTTCTTTATTTTACAGACACATTACCGCTCCACACTGGATTTCAGTAATGATGCCCTGAAGGCAGCCGAGAAGGGGTTACGCCGGCTGATGGAAGCATTTGAGACGCTTCAGCGCATGGATATAGAAAGCCCGGTTACAGCCACCGATAACACACTTGATAAAAAAGTAACGGATCTCGTTGCAGAACTGGATGATTTTATGAATGATGACTTTGGCACCGCTAAAGCGCTGGCCAATCTCTTTGAACTGGTTCCGGTGATCAATGGTATTAAAGACGGCCACATTAAGGCTGACGCTATCAGCAAAGCCACTATGGATACATTTAGGAAACAGATGCAGGTTTACGTAGAAGATATTTTTGGTTTGAAAAAAGTCTCAGAACATGCCGGAGAGCAACTCAATGGTGTGATTCAGGTATTAATAGAAATGCGCAAAGACGCCAAATCCAAAAAAGATTTTGTCACCAGTGACCGCATCAGAAATGAACTGGCAGCCCTGGGAATCTTGCTAAAAGACGAAAAAGGAGGAAACGTCAGTTATCAGTTTGAATAA
- a CDS encoding cupin domain-containing protein, with product MRYPVDKHNTETYEWASGCQAWVLNDSPAATVKEERMEAGTREQLHLHKQTEQFFYILEGQAIIYMDGNATVLDTQQGLCVPALTTHYIANESDAPVRFLVISAPGMNNAAPDRENISL from the coding sequence ATGCGTTATCCGGTAGACAAACACAATACAGAAACCTACGAGTGGGCATCCGGCTGTCAGGCCTGGGTGCTGAATGACAGTCCTGCGGCCACCGTCAAGGAAGAACGAATGGAAGCAGGTACCAGAGAGCAACTTCATCTGCATAAGCAGACGGAGCAGTTTTTCTATATTTTAGAAGGCCAGGCAATTATCTATATGGATGGTAACGCCACTGTATTAGATACGCAACAGGGACTTTGTGTCCCGGCGCTTACGACCCATTATATCGCAAACGAATCAGACGCGCCGGTGCGTTTTTTGGTGATTTCTGCGCCCGGTATGAACAACGCCGCGCCTGACAGAGAAAATATATCGTTATAA
- a CDS encoding peptidylprolyl isomerase, giving the protein MSIIQKIQEKGAWIVFILIALALIAFIMMDSSVRGGFGNKTTIGKVNGEQIKIEDFNAKMASVEKMSNTQNMPRSQVMTGVWNYFVQSTLLKQAYEQLGLVCTSKDLDFALFGSNPPSFLQGFVNPETGQYDVNAARNALAQLKRSTNAQQKQMVNEFLAQEQEQIMMAKYQSMVFGAAYVPGWLLNKTMADDNAIAQVQYVAVPYTTISDSAVSVSDADINAYVQDHKKLFEQKEETRNISYVTFSAAPSAADSAEIKNTLKGMEKDFAAATDNAAFVASKDGSNQMYDGFVSGKAMQFPNKDAIIATPVDSVCAPYISNGNYVITKMVAKTSMADSAKVRHILVATHQQDPRSGQLYPVRDDSAALKRLDSAIAEIKAGASFDSVALKYSDDGGSAQKGGVIDYFGSGQMFPAFNDFAFTGHTGEVKTVKTTVGYHYVEILGQKGSTEGYKIASIGRQIVPSQQTIDSVNNVAATFVASSQTYKAMEENAKKENKAVLPAQGIKENDYQVGNLGESRDMVKWIYEHKVGDVSQPVEIGDNFVVASITNIAKPGLPTAATVRPYLEQMLKNKKKAKMIIDSKFKGSSLEDYAKSAGVAVQTLDSLAYEASFVPSLGNEPALVGAAFNKDLLNKVSKPFAGTMGVFAIKPLSVSAKSSLEGPDAVKNRMKQTWFQQIQNRMLSALQQSAEIEDNRSTFF; this is encoded by the coding sequence ATGTCCATAATTCAGAAAATCCAGGAGAAAGGCGCCTGGATCGTTTTTATCCTAATTGCCCTGGCGCTTATCGCGTTCATTATGATGGATTCTTCTGTCAGGGGCGGTTTTGGCAACAAAACCACCATTGGTAAAGTGAATGGTGAGCAGATCAAGATCGAAGACTTCAATGCAAAAATGGCATCCGTTGAAAAAATGTCCAATACACAGAATATGCCCCGGTCCCAGGTAATGACCGGTGTATGGAATTATTTTGTGCAGTCCACGCTGTTGAAACAAGCCTATGAGCAATTGGGTCTCGTTTGCACCAGCAAAGACCTGGATTTTGCCTTATTCGGATCCAATCCGCCCTCTTTTTTACAAGGCTTCGTGAATCCTGAAACAGGGCAGTATGATGTAAACGCAGCCAGAAATGCGCTGGCTCAGCTTAAGAGGTCCACCAATGCACAGCAAAAGCAAATGGTTAATGAGTTTCTGGCGCAGGAGCAAGAACAGATTATGATGGCTAAGTATCAGTCGATGGTTTTTGGCGCTGCTTATGTACCCGGCTGGTTATTGAATAAAACGATGGCTGATGACAATGCCATCGCCCAGGTACAATATGTTGCCGTTCCGTATACAACGATCAGTGACAGTGCTGTCAGCGTCAGTGACGCGGATATCAATGCTTATGTGCAGGATCATAAAAAATTATTCGAACAAAAAGAAGAAACCCGTAATATCAGCTATGTGACTTTCAGTGCGGCACCCAGCGCTGCTGATTCCGCAGAAATCAAAAACACCTTAAAGGGAATGGAAAAAGATTTTGCGGCAGCTACAGATAATGCTGCATTTGTGGCTTCTAAAGATGGAAGCAATCAAATGTATGATGGATTTGTCAGCGGTAAAGCTATGCAATTCCCGAATAAGGATGCAATCATTGCTACGCCGGTTGATTCCGTTTGTGCGCCTTATATTTCCAATGGCAATTATGTGATTACTAAAATGGTGGCCAAAACTTCCATGGCTGATTCCGCCAAAGTAAGGCATATTCTGGTCGCTACTCATCAGCAGGACCCAAGGTCAGGACAGTTGTATCCGGTACGGGATGACTCTGCTGCTTTAAAAAGACTGGACAGTGCAATCGCAGAAATTAAGGCCGGTGCCAGTTTTGATTCAGTCGCCTTAAAATATTCTGATGACGGCGGCTCTGCCCAGAAAGGCGGTGTCATAGATTATTTTGGTTCCGGTCAAATGTTCCCTGCCTTTAATGACTTTGCTTTTACGGGTCATACAGGAGAAGTGAAAACCGTTAAAACGACAGTAGGGTACCATTATGTTGAGATCCTGGGTCAGAAAGGTTCTACAGAAGGATATAAGATCGCCAGCATTGGCCGTCAGATCGTACCCAGTCAGCAGACCATCGATTCTGTCAACAATGTAGCCGCTACTTTTGTAGCTTCCAGCCAGACCTATAAGGCTATGGAAGAAAACGCCAAGAAAGAAAACAAAGCCGTTTTGCCGGCGCAGGGTATAAAGGAGAATGATTACCAGGTCGGCAACCTCGGAGAGAGCAGAGATATGGTAAAATGGATTTATGAGCACAAAGTCGGCGACGTTTCCCAACCAGTCGAAATCGGGGATAACTTTGTGGTGGCTTCTATTACCAATATCGCTAAACCTGGCCTGCCAACGGCGGCGACTGTACGCCCTTATTTGGAGCAAATGCTGAAAAACAAGAAAAAGGCGAAAATGATCATCGATAGTAAATTCAAGGGTAGTTCTCTTGAGGACTACGCAAAATCCGCCGGTGTTGCAGTACAGACCCTGGATAGTTTAGCTTATGAAGCTTCGTTTGTGCCTTCTCTCGGCAATGAGCCCGCGCTGGTAGGTGCCGCCTTTAATAAAGACCTGTTGAACAAGGTAAGCAAGCCTTTTGCAGGAACGATGGGGGTATTTGCCATCAAGCCTTTAAGTGTTTCTGCCAAATCTTCGCTGGAAGGACCCGATGCAGTTAAGAACAGAATGAAACAAACCTGGTTTCAGCAGATCCAGAACAGAATGTTGAGTGCCCTGCAGCAATCAGCAGAGATTGAAGATAACCGTTCTACTTTCTTCTAA